The Zhihengliuella sp. ISTPL4 genomic interval CAGCGCCCGGCGGTCTGGACCGCTTCACCGGCACCTCGTCGTCGGAGTCGGTGAAGGTCGCCGTGCGCACCGGTGCCGCCCCCGTGTCGACCGACGTTGTCGTCGACCGCGTCGCTCAGGCGCACACCGTCGTCTCCGCCGCCGCGTCCCGCTGGCCCGCGGACCCGCCCGTGCTGACGCTCGAGGACGCCACGGGGAAGCGCGTGCAGGTGCAGGCCGACTCGACGTCCATGCAGGACATCGCCCAGGCCATCAACGACGCCGACACCGGCGTCCTCGCCACCGCCGTCCCCGCCGGCAAGGATGCCGACGGCACCCCCGTCTACCGCCTGCAACTCCGGGCCGAAGAGCCCGGCGAGGCGGGACGCTTCCGCGTCTATGCCGGCGACCTCGCCGCCGTGACCGCCGGCACCGCCACGGACGTGTCCGCGGAGCCCGGGGCCGCCGTGATCGCCACGGGCACCGATGCGCAGCTGCGCCTCTGGGCCGGCACCGCCGCCGAACAGGTCATCACGTCGTCCGGCAACACCTTCACGGATCTCTTCGAGGGCGTCGACGTCACGGTCTCCACCGTCTCGACGACTCCCGTCACGGTCACGGTGGCCGTCGACAGCGAGGCCAGGACCAAGGCCTCCGGCGAGTTCATCGCCCTCGTCACCGACATCTTCACCCGCATCGACAACGGCTCGAAGGCCACGGTCGCCGCGGGACAGGGCGAGAAGACGACGCTCGGCGTCTTCACCGGCGACAGCACCATCCGCGGCCTGCGGGCCGCCCTCGCCGACGCCGTCCAGCACCCGGTGGACGGGGTCTCACCCTCCACGATCGGCATCTCGACCGACATGTACGGCAAGCTCACCTTCGACGAGGAGAAGTTCTCCGAGGCGCTGGCGAAGGACCCCGCGGCCGTCGGCGCCCTCTTCTCCGCGGTCGCGGCTCGCGTGGAGCAGACGGCCACGTCGTACTCGGACAAGTACGACGGGCTGCTCACCTCGCGGATCACCGGCCAGGAGAGCGAGGTCAAGAGCCTCGGCGAGCAGATGGATCGCTGGGACGTGCGGCTCGCGCAGCGCAAGGCCTCGCTGGAGCGCACCTATGCCCGCCTCGAGGTGATGCTGTCGCAGATGCAGTCGCAATCCTCGTACCTGGCCTCGCAGATCAACGCTTTGCCGAGCAGTCGTTCCGGGTCGGACTCGTGAGCATGAACGCCGCCCTGCGCGCCCAGCAGCGATACCGCGAGGACGCCATCCTTTCCGCCCCTCCGGAGCGCCTGGTCACGATGCTCTACGACCGGCTCCTGCTCGACATCGAGCGCGCCGAGACGGCGCAGCGGGCGGCCGACTGGGCGGAGGCCAACACCCAGCTCCAGCACGCGCAGGCGATCGTGGCCGAGCTGTCATCGTCCCTCAGCGACGAATGGGGCGGCAGCGCCGGGCTGCGCTCGCTGTACGTCTTCCTGTCCCAGACGCTGATCGGCGCCAACATCGGCCGCGACCCGGAGCGCACGCAGGCCTGCCGCGAGCTCGTCGTGCCGCTGCGCGACGCCTGGCATGCCGCCGCCCTGGCCATCGCGGAGGGCCGCGCGTGACGGACGAGGACTGGGCCGCGCTGCTCGACCGGCTCGAAGCCGACGCCGACCGCATCCTCGCCGCGCCGGCCGGAGCGGTCGAGGTGCACGACATCATTCCGTGGGCACCGCCATCCTCCCCGCTCCCCCCGCACCTGGCCGACCGCGCCCGCGCGGTGATCGCCCGGCAGCACGCCGCCATGGAGCGCGGCCGGGCCGAGCTCGAAGGGCTGCGGCAGCACCTAGGTGCCGTCCGGCGGGTGCCGGCGCCCCGCTCTCCGGACGCGCCCGCCTACCTCGACGTGGACGGGTGAGCGACCCTCCTAACGAAACCGCACGGACGGCCGACAGTCTCCCGAGAGCACGGATGGCTCGCAAGACTCGGCCAGGGAACGGCCACTTCGCCCACACACGGGGAGCCGGTTCGTGTTCGACTCTGTGACCATCACCGCACTGACGAGTGCGTTGAACGGCCTCTCGCTGCGCCAGCGAGCCATCGCCGACAACATCGCCAACATCAACACCCCCGACTACCACGCCAAGCGCGTGCAGTTCGAGGCCGCGCTCGCCGACTCGATCGCCGCCGGCGACGGGGACGTGTCCGCCACGGTCGGGACATCGCTCGAGCCGACGCGCCTGAACGGCAACAACGTGAACCTCGACACCGAGACCCTGTCCAGCATCGACACGATGCTGCGCTACCAGTTCGCGACGCAGGCCGTGAACGGGTCGTTCTCCTCGATGCGCACCGCGATGAGGACGTCATGACCTTCGACGCCATCGGGATCGCCGGCACGGGGCTGACCGTGCACCGGAAGTGGCTCGACGCCATCAGCGACAACATCGCCAACATCAACACGGCGACGTCGACCGACGGCGCGGCCTTCCGGGCGCGGTACATCCTCGCCCAGACCAGCGACCAGTCCCCCGGCGTCTACGTGGCCGGGACCGTCCAGGGCGACGCGGAGGGCCGGCTCGTGCACCAGCCCGACCACCCGCTCGCCGACGCCGACGGCTACGTGCGCTACCCCGACATCGACCTGGGAGACCAGATGAGCCAGCTGATCCTCGCGCAGCGCGGATACCAGGCGAGCGCGGCGATCGTGGACCGCGCCCGCAACTCCTACGAGGCGGCGCTGCAGATCGGACGGAACGCGTGAGCGCCGTCGCCGGCATCGAGGCCGTCGCCTCGTCCCTCGGCATGACCACCTCGCCCGTGACGGGTGCGAAGACCGGCGACGACACCGCCTTCGCCGACAGCGTCACCGGAGCGATCGACGAACTGCGCTCGCTGCAGTCGGAGTCCGACACGCTGAAGGTCGCGGCCGTGACCGGCGACCTCGACGACATCCATGCCGCGATGATCGCCTCCTCGCGCGCCGCCGTCACCCTCGAACTCGTCGCCGCCGTCCGCAACAAGGGCGTCGACGCGTTCAACGAGATCATGCGGATGCAGGCCTGATGCCCCCGGCAGTGACCGGAGCGTTCCAGCGGATGCGGCGGGTGATCGCCGGATTCTCGCTCGCGCAGCGGACCATCGCGATCATCGGTGTCGCCGTGCTCGCGCTCGGCATCATCGCCCTGTCCAGCTGGCTCACCCGCCCCACCTACACGCCGCTGTTCTCGGGGCTGAACGCCTCGGACGCGAACGCCGTCGTGGAGCAGCTCCGCTCGGCCTCCGTGCCCTACGAGCTCGCCGACGGCGGCGCCACCGTGCTCGTCCCCGAGAAGGACGTCTACGACCAGCGACTCGCCGCCGCGTCCGCCGGTCTGCCGAGCGCCGGATCGGCCGGGTACTCGCTGCTCGACGACATGGGCGTCACGACGAGCGAGTTCCAGCAGTCCGTCACCTACAAGCGCGCGATCGAAGGCGAGCTCGCCGCGACGATCTCCGCCATCGACGGCGTCTCCGCCGCCTCCGTCCAGCTCGCGATCCCGGAGGAGAGCGTCTTCGTATCGGAGACCGTCGACGCGACCGCCTCCGTCTTCGTGGAGACCGCCGGGAGCACGACGCTCGACCAGAAGCAGGTCGAAGCCATCGTGCACCTCACCTCGGCCGCCGTCAGCGGTATGAAGCCGGAGAACGTGGCCGTCGTCGACCAGACCGGGCGCACCCTGTCCACCGTCGGCGGGGGCGCCGCCGGCGGGCTCGACCAGCAGGCGAGCGACTACGAGGCCCGAGTGACCGCGAGCGTGCAGCAGATGCTCGACACGGTGGTCGGTCCCGGCAACGCCACCGTGACCGTCGTGGCCGAGATCGATCGCTCGGTGAACGAGCGCGTCGAGGAGACCTACACCCCGGCCGAGGGCGCTCCCCCGCTCACGGAAGAGGTCCGCGAGCAGAACAGCAACGGTTCGACCTCCGAGGCCGGTGTGCTCGGCCCGGACAACATCGCCGTGCCGAACGGGAACGGCGACGGGACGTACACGAACACCGAGGAGACGCGCACCAACGCCGTCAACAAAGCCACGGAGAGCACGTCCACCCCCGCCGGAACCCTGCTGCGGCAGTCGGTATCGGTCGCCGTGGACGCCGGCGCGGGCGGTGACCTCAGCTCCGCACAGCTCAGCGACCTCGTGGCCACCGCGGCCGGCATCGACCGCACCCGCGGCGACGAACTGGCCGTCGAGCTCGTCGCGTTCAGCCAGACGGACGCCGAGGCCGCGCAGGCCGCACTGCAGGCCGCGAAGGAGGCCGAGGACGCCACCCGCCAGGCCGCGCTCCTCAACACCGTGATCATCGCCGCGGCCATCGCCATCCCGCTCATCGCCGCGATCGCCGCCCTCATCGTGCGGGCACGGCGGAAGGCCGGTGGCGTGGAGGAGTTCGACCAGCTCTTCGGCGACCGCCCGGCCGAGCTGTCCGCCCTGTCCGCGGACGCGCCGACAGCGGTGCTGGAAGCACCCACCACTCCGCTCGCCTTCCTCGAGCCGGTGCCCGACCTCGATCCCGAGCCCGACCCCGAGCCGGCGCAGGTCAGCCTCGAGCGCCGCCGTGCCGAGATCGCCGCGCTCACGCGTCAGGACCCGCAGCGCACGGCGGAGCTGCTGCGGACGCTCATCGACGACAGGTCACGGGCATGAGCGGGCTGACGGACCGGCAGACGGCGGCGATCGTCCTGATGAACCTCGACCGCGCGCAGGCCGTCGAGGTCATGAAGCATCTCTCGGAGGCGGAGGCCGAAGCCGTCGCCGCCGAGATCATCGGGCTGCAGGACCTCGACGCGGAGACCACCGCGCAGGCGCTCGGCCAGTTCCATCGCATCGCCGCCGGGCACCTGCCACCGGCCCGTGGGGGTCGGGACATCGCCGCCGGACTGCTGGAAGCGTCCTTCGGCTCCGAGCGAGCTGCCGCTGTGCTCGGCAGGGTCGGTTCCACGTCGATGAGTGCGTCCTTCGACTTCCTCGCCTCCGCCGACGCCGCGCATCTCGCCACCCTCCTCGACGGCGAGCTGCCGCAGACCGTCGCGCTCGTGCTCGCGCACCTTCCCGCCGATCAGGCCGCCGCCGTCCTGGCCGCCTTGCCCGACCCTGCCAGGACCGACGTCGCCCAGGCCATCGCCACGATGGGCACGGCTTCGCAAGAAGCCATCGCGATCGTCGCCGAGGCGCTCAAGGCGCGCACGGGAAGCCTCGCTTCGCGCGACAGCCCCGAGGTGCTCGGTGGCGTCGAACCGCTCGTGGAGATCATCGGCCGCTCCGGTGCGACGATCGAGAAGGCGCTGCTGTCCAGCATCGAGGACCGCGACAGCGCTCTCGCCGAGGACATCCGGTCGCGCATGTTCACGTTCGCGGACATCGTCAAGCTCGACGACCGCGACACGCAGCGTGTCCTGCGGGGCATGGACATCCGATCGCTGGCGCTGGCCCTCAAGGGCGCGCAGCAGCCGATCGTCGACCTCATCCGCCGCAACGTGTCCGAGCGCAACCGCGAGAACCTCGACGAGGAGGCTCGGACGCTGGGTCCAGTGCGCGTCTCCCAGGTCGAGGAGGCGCGGGCCGAGATCGTCCGCACGATCCGGGCGCTGGAAGCCGCGGGGGACATCACCGTGCAGCGCGCCGACGAGGACGAATATGTCTACTGACGCCTTCGCCCCCACCGCTTTCCCCCGCCTCGGCGGCGACGACCACCGGGCCGAGCAGGAACGCGCCCGCCGCCGCGGGTACGCGGAGGGTCACGCCGCGGGCTTCCGGGCGGGGACGGCCGATGCCGACGCTGCCCGTCGTGCCGCCGAGGCCGAGGACGCGAAGCGGGAGCGCGCCCGCGCCGAGGAGGTCGCCGCGGCGGTCGCGGCCCTGCACGCCGCTGCGCGGTCGCTGACCGCCCGAGAGGCGGAGCTGGAAGCCGCGGCGACGACGCAGGTGCTCTCCCATGCGATCGACCTCGCGGAGCTCATCCTCGCCGCGGAGTTGAGCGAGGCGGGGACGGCGGCGGCCGCCGCGGCTCGCCGCGCCCTGAGCGCGACCACCGCGGACGCCGTGCGCAGCCTGCGGGTGCACCCGGATGACCTCCGCGTCCTCGCCGCGGAGACCGCGGACCGTCCCGCAGAGCTCGACCTGGTGGCCGACGGGACCCTCGCCCGCGGCGACGCCGTGGCCGTGCTCGCGCACGGCGTCATCGACGCCAGGGTCGCGGCGGCCTTCGACCGCGCACGCCGCGCACTCGCGGAGGGCACGTCGTGAGCGCCTGGACAGCTGTCCTCGAAGCGGCACGCCCGGAACGCGTCGGCGAGGTCGCGCAGGTGCGGGGCCTCAGCGTGCAGGTCCGCGGGCTCCCCGGCGCCGTGGGCGACGTCGTGAGCCTCGACGGCGTCCACGCCGAGGTCGTCGCGACCGGAGAGGACGGGCTGCGCTGCATGCCCCTCGCCCCGGTCGCCGGACTCACCGTCGGTGCCCCGGTGCACGGCCGGGGCGGTCCGGTGCGCGTACCCACCGGTCCAGCGCTGCTCGGCCGGGTGCTGGACGGGCTCGGGCGACCGATCGACGGCAAAGGCCCGCTCGCAGCACCGCACGTGAGCCTGGACCACGCGACCCCCTCCATCATGGAACGAGACCGGATCGCCACGCCGCTGCCCCTCGGCGTGAGGGCCCTCGACACCCTCGTCAGCGTCGGCCGTGGGCAGCGCGTCGGCCTCTTCGCGGGCTCGGGGGTGGGCAAGTCGTCCCTGCTGTCGATGATCGCCCGCGGCACTGAGGCCGAGGTCACCGTCATCGCCCTCGTCGGCGAGCGCGGTCGCGAGGTGCGTGAGTTCATCGAGGACGACCTCGGCCCGGAGGGACTCGCCCGGTCCGTCGTCATCGTCTCCACCTCGGACCAGCCGGCCATGGCCCGCATCCGTGCCGCCTTCACCGCCACCCGGATCGCCGAGGCCTTCCGCGACGACGGCACGCACGCGATCCTGATGATGGACTCGCTGACCCGGGTCGCCATGGCCCAGCGCGAGATCGGGCTCTCGGCGGGCGAGCCGCCGGCGACCCGCGGCTATCCGCCCTCCACGTTCTCGCTCCTCGCCGGGCTTCTGGAGCGCGCCGGCACCGACCGCGGCGGTTCCATCACCGGCATCTACACCGTGCTCGTCGACGGCGACGACCACAACGAGCCCATCGCCGACACGGTCCGCTCCATCCTCGACGGCCATGTCGTGCTGGACCGCGCCCTCGCGCTCGCGGGGCATCATCCGGCGATCGACGTCCTCGGGTCGGTGTCCCGCGTGGCCGGCAAGATCACGAGTCCGGAGCGCCGCGCCCACGCGGCCACCCTCCGCGCCGTCCTCGCAGCGCGCCGCCGAGCGAACGACCTCATCGACATCGGTGCCTATCACGCCGGGGCGGACGCCCGCATCGACGCGGCGATCGCGCACGAGCGCGCCATCTCGGCCTTCCTCACGCAGCCCCTCGACGACACGAGCCCGATCGAGGACTCCTGGGCGCACCTGGAGAACCTCGTCTCCTCCTTCGAGGGGGTGTCATGAGCAGGGGCTTCTCCCTCGCCGGTCTCCTGCGCGTGCGGGAGATCCAGGAGCGTGCCGCCGCGCAGCGCCTGTCCCGGGCCGTGATCGACGCCCAGCACACCGAGGCCAGGGACCGCGCGCTCCGAGCACACCTCGCTGCCACGGACGCCGAGGCGGTGGATGTCCGCGCCCTCGCGGCGCTCGCCGCGGCCCGGGTCTCCGGGCGTGCCCTGCTCGCCGACCTCACCGCGCTGTCGGGCCTCCAGGCGGAGAAGGTGGCGGAGGCGCGGACCGCGCACGCCGACGCCCGGCGCACGCTGCGCGGTCTCGAACGGCTCGCGGACAAGCACACGGACGCCGTGCGGACCGCCGAGCTACAGGCGGAGCAGGCGGAGCTGGACGAGATCGCCGTCCGGTCGCGGACGGAGGGATCGGCATGACCGCCCTCGATCTCCTCATCGCTCTGGACGCACGTACCGTGCGTCCCTCCGCCCCGGCCACCCGCACCGGCTCGCCCGGTGCGGCCGCGTTCGCCGCGGCCGTCCGAGATGCGGCTCGAGAGACAGCGCCCAGCGGTTCCGGTGCGGCCGAAGGCACCGCTGCCGAGTCCGCGGCCGACGAGGATCCCGCGGTCACCGTCCCGACCGAGGGCGCCGCCGCCCTGCTGCCGATCCCCGTGTCGTCGACGCCCTCTGGGGTGAATGCACCGCCGGCGATCCTCCCCGCCGAACCGGACGCGGAGGGGCTGCCGACCTCGCCGCCCGCGACGACCGAGACCACTCCGCCGGTCGTGCGACAGCCCCTTTCGTCTGTGCCAGGTCACGACACGCTCCCCCCGACCGTTCAGGGCCCGACGGAGACCACGACGACTCCGGCTTCCCGGGTTGCCGAAACCTCGAAGCCCGCGGCGTCGCCATCCGACGCCGAGAAGGCCCTGTCGGCACCGGCCTTCCCGATGTCGGCGCCGTCGTCCGCACCGTCTCCGGATCCGACGACCCCCGGCGCCGGTGTCGGGAGCGGGAGCGCCACCGGCACGGACGGCTCGCTGCCCGCAGGTTCTGCGGCGGCACCGGCGCGCCCGTCGATCGTGCCCTCGCCCTCCGCCGCGGAGGCGACGACCGCCGACGCGGTCCGGGTACCGAGGACACCCTCGATCCCCGCGTCGGTCGCGACGCCGGCCGCGGCACCGCCGAGCGTCGACCCCGTGGCGGCGGGGGCCGCTGCCGCCCCGAGCCCGGTCGCGGCCACCGCACCCGCCCCCGCGGTCCCGCCGGCCGCGGCGCCCGCGCCCGTCCGCCCGGCGCTCCTCCCGCAGGTCACCGCTCCCGTGTTGTCCCTCGCCCAGGCCGCAGACGGCGACCACCGGATCACCCTCACCGTCTCGCCGGAGAACCTGGGCCCTGTGACGGTGCGGGCGCACATCGCCGGATCCGCGATCCGCATCGAACTGCAGGCGCCGGGAGAGCTCGGGCGCGACGCGCTCCGCGCCATCCTCGTCGACCTCCGCCGCGATCTCGCGATCGCCGCCCCGCAGGCCACCCTCAGTCTCGCGACGTCCGACGGCTCGTCCTCGTCGCCTCAGCACGGGACGGCGCAGGGCGGTCAGACCGGCAGCAGCGGCCCCGATGGTCAGCGGCAACAGGCCGCCCCGCGTGTGCCCTTCACCCCGCCGACGCCCGCTGAGCCCCCGTCTCCGCCCGCACCGCCCGTCGCCCCGCCCGGCGGCATCGACGTCTACGCCTGACCAGAGAGGACTCCATGACCACGGTCGACTCCATCACCGGCACCCTGCCCCCGGGAGCCACGCCGACGTCCGGCGTGCAGACCGGCAGCACGACACCGGCGGCCGAGCGCAAGAAGACGCTCGACTCCGAGGTGTTCCTCAAGCTCCTCGTGACGCAGCTCACCAACCAGGATCCGAGCTCGCCGATGAACACGAACGAGATGATCTCGCAGACCACGCAGCTCGCCTCCATGGAACAGCTGACGGCGCTCGCCTCGACGAGCACCGAGAGCTTCGCCCTGAGCATGCGGCAGACCGCCGCCGCCCTGCTCGGGCAGGAAGCGCAGTACGTCGACGCCGACGGCGTCACGCAGAAGGGCATCGTCACCGCCGTCTCCTATGCGGGGGCCATCCCCACCGTGACCATCGGCGAGAAGTCGATCTCCCTCGACGCCGTCTCCGGCGTCTCCCTCGTCCCCGGCACCGCTGCCTGACCCCGCTCCCCAGAAAGGCACCACCATGCTCCGCTCGCTCTTCTCCGGTATCTCCGGACTCCGCTCGCACCAGACCATGCTCGACGTCACGGGCAACAACATCGCCAACGTCAACACGACGGGCTTCAAGGCGTCGTCCGTGCAGTTCCAGGACTCCCTCTCACAGCTGCTGCGCAACTCGATGCTGCCGCAGCAGGCAACCGGCGGGCAGAACCCCGCCCAGGTCGGGCTGGGCGTCCAGGTCGCCGGTATCAGCACCAACTTCGCCGGTGGCGCCCCGCAGCCGACCGGCGTGCCCACCGACCTGATGATCTCGGGCGACGGATTCTTCGTCGTGCGCTCCGGCGGCGAGACGCTGTACACCCGCAATGGCGGGTTCACGTTCGACGCGAGCGGCCGTCTCGTCGGCGCCGGGGGCGCGCTCGTCCAGGGATGGACGGCGCGCAACGGCGCGATCGTCCCCGGGCAGGGCATCGGCGACATCACCCTGCCGGTCGGCGCCCTCAGCCCGGCCGCCGCCACCACCACCGCACGCGCCACCGGCAACCTGCCGTCGGGCGCCGCGGTCGGCGAGACGCTCGTGCGCGACATCAAGACCTACGCAGCGGACGGCTCCGCATCCACCCTGCGGCTCACCTTCACGCGCAGCGCGACCGGCTGGAACGTCACGGACGGCGCGGGCGCGAGCACCGCACTGACCTTCACCGACGGCGTGCAGAACGGCGCCGGGAGCATCGTGTCCGGCGGGGTCACCGTCGACCTGTCCGGCGTGACCGGATTCGCCGACGTCAGCGACATCGCCATCAAGGAGCAGAACGGCAAGCCGGCCGGCACGCTGAGCTCCTACGCCCTGACGAACGACGGCAGCCTCGTCGGCACGTTCAGCAACGGTGACACCCAGGTGCTGGCCCGCATCGCGCTGGCCGGATTCGTGAACCCCGGCGGCCTGGAGAAGGTGGGCTCCTCGCAGTTCCGTCCGAGCGGCAACTCCGGTCAGGCCGAGCTCGGACAGCCCGGCACCGGCGGTCTCGGTGGCATCATCAGCGGCGCGCTCGAGATGTCGAACGTCGACCTGTCGCAGGAGTTCACGAACCTCATCGTCGCGCAGCGGGGTTTCCAGGCGAACGCCCGCATCATCACCACGAGCGACGAGGTGCTGCAGGAGCTCACGAACCTCAAGCGCTGACCCCGTCCCCGAGACCCCGTCTTGTCGCCGAGGCCCCGCCGTATCCACGTGGATACGGCGGGGCCTCGGGGACAGGACGGGGTCTCGCGGGTTTGCGGGGTCAGACGTAGATGCCCCGCTGCTCCATGAAGAGCACGGGATTGGTGTAGCCGCCGTTGATGTAGACCTCGAAGTGCAGGTGGCAGCCGAACGAGCGTCCCGTGTCGCCGGCATACGCGATGACCTGACCCGACTGCACCCACTGCCCGCTGCGGACGATGATGCCGCCGGGCTTGATGTGCGCGTACCCCGTGCTGACGCCGCCGCCGTGCTGGATGCGCACGTAGTTGCCGTAGTTCCCGTTCGGGCCGGCGTAGTCCACCGTGCCCGAGTTCGCGGCATAGATCGCGGCGCCGCAACCGTTGGCGAGGTCGGCCCCGTAGTGGAAGCTCGACGAGCAGCCCCGCGGACCGCAGATGGGCGTGCGCGGACCGTAGCTCGAGCTCCGTGCCCCTCCATGCGGGCGCACCCAGCCGCCGTTGCCCGGCGTGCCGCCACCGCCACCACCGCCGCCACCGCCACCACTCGTCCCGCCAGCGGCGGCCGCCGCGGCTGCCGCTGCTGCCGCCGCCGCGGCCTCGCGCTTGCGGCGGGCTTCCTCCTCCCGTCGACGCGCCTCGACGCCCGCCTGGTACCCCGCGACCGTCTTGGTCGTGGTGTCCTTGAGCGCCGCCAGCTGCGCCTTGAGGGTCTCGAGGTTGGCGGCCTGCTCGTCGAGCGCTGCCTGCGCGGCGTCCGCCGCCTGCTGCGCCGCGACCATCTTCTGCTCCGCCACCTGCTGCAGGCGGTCGCGCTCGTCCCTGGCGACCTGGGCCTGGGCACTCAGCGCCTGCGCCGTGTTGCGCGCCGAGACGGCGTTGTCGTAGGTCGTCTGGTTGTACTCGAGGAACTTGTTCATCGTGCCCAGGCGCGACAGCAGCTCGTCGGCGTTGGCACCCGATCCCGCGAAGAACAGCTCCAGCGCGGTGTCGTCGCCGCCGCTGCGATAGAGCTGGGCCGCGACCTGGCCGGCCTTCTTCGCCGTCTCGTCCGCCAGCGCCGACTGCTCGTCGGCCTGAGCCTGCAGCGTGTCGGCCTCGGTGATCGCCGCGAAGTAGGCCTGCTGCGCCTCGAAGAACTCATCCGACGCGACCTGCGCGGCGGCCTGCGTTTCCGCGACCTTGCGCTCCAGCGACTGGATCAACCCCTGGATCCGGGTGACCTCACCGGCCTTGGCCGCCTCGTTGCTCTTCGCGCGCTGCACGTCGTCCCAGCTCGGGTACGACGCGGCATGTGCAGCCGTGACCCCCGACCCGACGCCGAAGGCTGCGAGCGCGACCACGCCCAGCGCGCCGATCCCGAAGGCGCTGCGGCGACTGATCGGCTGGCCCCACAGGGCGCCGCGCTCGGCCGCCGTCGGCGCGCATCCGCACTCCTCGGCCGCCGTCGCTGCGGCCTTCTCCACGTTCCGATCCCGCACAAGGCTCCCTTCGCCCGCTGCTCATCGTCCCCCGCTCCTCCTCCCTATCGGCGACGACGCGCCCTCCGTGAGAAAGATCGCACCCGCCCCGCCCCGCCGCTAACGACGCGCAGAGCCCGGCCGACAGTCCCCTTCGACGGCCCAGGACGGGCCGTCGGTTCCCCGCTTCCGAGCGGGGCGAGCTTTCCAGGATGGAGCCCATGATCGTCCTCACGCGCCTGAACCGTTCCCGGTTCGCGGTGAACCCCGACCTGATCGAACGTGTCCAGGCCACGCCGGACACGACGATCATGATGGTCGACGGCGCGACCTTCGTCGTCACGGAGACGATGGACGACGTGATCGCCCGCATCACCCGCTTC includes:
- the fliS gene encoding flagellar export chaperone FliS; this translates as MNAALRAQQRYREDAILSAPPERLVTMLYDRLLLDIERAETAQRAADWAEANTQLQHAQAIVAELSSSLSDEWGGSAGLRSLYVFLSQTLIGANIGRDPERTQACRELVVPLRDAWHAAALAIAEGRA
- a CDS encoding FliH/SctL family protein; the encoded protein is MSTDAFAPTAFPRLGGDDHRAEQERARRRGYAEGHAAGFRAGTADADAARRAAEAEDAKRERARAEEVAAAVAALHAAARSLTAREAELEAAATTQVLSHAIDLAELILAAELSEAGTAAAAAARRALSATTADAVRSLRVHPDDLRVLAAETADRPAELDLVADGTLARGDAVAVLAHGVIDARVAAAFDRARRALAEGTS
- a CDS encoding flagellar export protein FliJ; this translates as MSRGFSLAGLLRVREIQERAAAQRLSRAVIDAQHTEARDRALRAHLAATDAEAVDVRALAALAAARVSGRALLADLTALSGLQAEKVAEARTAHADARRTLRGLERLADKHTDAVRTAELQAEQAELDEIAVRSRTEGSA
- a CDS encoding flagellar basal body rod protein FlgC; this translates as MTFDAIGIAGTGLTVHRKWLDAISDNIANINTATSTDGAAFRARYILAQTSDQSPGVYVAGTVQGDAEGRLVHQPDHPLADADGYVRYPDIDLGDQMSQLILAQRGYQASAAIVDRARNSYEAALQIGRNA
- the flgB gene encoding flagellar basal body rod protein FlgB — encoded protein: MFDSVTITALTSALNGLSLRQRAIADNIANINTPDYHAKRVQFEAALADSIAAGDGDVSATVGTSLEPTRLNGNNVNLDTETLSSIDTMLRYQFATQAVNGSFSSMRTAMRTS
- the fliF gene encoding flagellar basal-body MS-ring/collar protein FliF, which codes for MPPAVTGAFQRMRRVIAGFSLAQRTIAIIGVAVLALGIIALSSWLTRPTYTPLFSGLNASDANAVVEQLRSASVPYELADGGATVLVPEKDVYDQRLAAASAGLPSAGSAGYSLLDDMGVTTSEFQQSVTYKRAIEGELAATISAIDGVSAASVQLAIPEESVFVSETVDATASVFVETAGSTTLDQKQVEAIVHLTSAAVSGMKPENVAVVDQTGRTLSTVGGGAAGGLDQQASDYEARVTASVQQMLDTVVGPGNATVTVVAEIDRSVNERVEETYTPAEGAPPLTEEVREQNSNGSTSEAGVLGPDNIAVPNGNGDGTYTNTEETRTNAVNKATESTSTPAGTLLRQSVSVAVDAGAGGDLSSAQLSDLVATAAGIDRTRGDELAVELVAFSQTDAEAAQAALQAAKEAEDATRQAALLNTVIIAAAIAIPLIAAIAALIVRARRKAGGVEEFDQLFGDRPAELSALSADAPTAVLEAPTTPLAFLEPVPDLDPEPDPEPAQVSLERRRAEIAALTRQDPQRTAELLRTLIDDRSRA
- the fliD gene encoding flagellar filament capping protein FliD; its protein translation is MSLSLDGLVSGLKTTEVIKALMDVHAIPRTLLKAKIDDKNVVMTQLRTLNTAVQNLAAAAEKAAAPGGLDRFTGTSSSESVKVAVRTGAAPVSTDVVVDRVAQAHTVVSAAASRWPADPPVLTLEDATGKRVQVQADSTSMQDIAQAINDADTGVLATAVPAGKDADGTPVYRLQLRAEEPGEAGRFRVYAGDLAAVTAGTATDVSAEPGAAVIATGTDAQLRLWAGTAAEQVITSSGNTFTDLFEGVDVTVSTVSTTPVTVTVAVDSEARTKASGEFIALVTDIFTRIDNGSKATVAAGQGEKTTLGVFTGDSTIRGLRAALADAVQHPVDGVSPSTIGISTDMYGKLTFDEEKFSEALAKDPAAVGALFSAVAARVEQTATSYSDKYDGLLTSRITGQESEVKSLGEQMDRWDVRLAQRKASLERTYARLEVMLSQMQSQSSYLASQINALPSSRSGSDS
- the fliE gene encoding flagellar hook-basal body complex protein FliE codes for the protein MTTSPVTGAKTGDDTAFADSVTGAIDELRSLQSESDTLKVAAVTGDLDDIHAAMIASSRAAVTLELVAAVRNKGVDAFNEIMRMQA
- a CDS encoding FliI/YscN family ATPase, giving the protein MSAWTAVLEAARPERVGEVAQVRGLSVQVRGLPGAVGDVVSLDGVHAEVVATGEDGLRCMPLAPVAGLTVGAPVHGRGGPVRVPTGPALLGRVLDGLGRPIDGKGPLAAPHVSLDHATPSIMERDRIATPLPLGVRALDTLVSVGRGQRVGLFAGSGVGKSSLLSMIARGTEAEVTVIALVGERGREVREFIEDDLGPEGLARSVVIVSTSDQPAMARIRAAFTATRIAEAFRDDGTHAILMMDSLTRVAMAQREIGLSAGEPPATRGYPPSTFSLLAGLLERAGTDRGGSITGIYTVLVDGDDHNEPIADTVRSILDGHVVLDRALALAGHHPAIDVLGSVSRVAGKITSPERRAHAATLRAVLAARRRANDLIDIGAYHAGADARIDAAIAHERAISAFLTQPLDDTSPIEDSWAHLENLVSSFEGVS
- the fliG gene encoding flagellar motor switch protein FliG translates to MSGLTDRQTAAIVLMNLDRAQAVEVMKHLSEAEAEAVAAEIIGLQDLDAETTAQALGQFHRIAAGHLPPARGGRDIAAGLLEASFGSERAAAVLGRVGSTSMSASFDFLASADAAHLATLLDGELPQTVALVLAHLPADQAAAVLAALPDPARTDVAQAIATMGTASQEAIAIVAEALKARTGSLASRDSPEVLGGVEPLVEIIGRSGATIEKALLSSIEDRDSALAEDIRSRMFTFADIVKLDDRDTQRVLRGMDIRSLALALKGAQQPIVDLIRRNVSERNRENLDEEARTLGPVRVSQVEEARAEIVRTIRALEAAGDITVQRADEDEYVY